The proteins below are encoded in one region of Sminthopsis crassicaudata isolate SCR6 chromosome 1, ASM4859323v1, whole genome shotgun sequence:
- the LOC141549459 gene encoding LOW QUALITY PROTEIN: uncharacterized protein LOC141549459 (The sequence of the model RefSeq protein was modified relative to this genomic sequence to represent the inferred CDS: inserted 1 base in 1 codon; substituted 2 bases at 2 genomic stop codons) codes for MTNGIRVLVTQSLRPDKESCKLPAAQTKMEKKVLQDSLEDPLDNLLPPPYLSSGLYPPLPGNPEPGLSPSGPLSPLSLLPSSPASVSSPTSVSFPAGTQGLGMASTEVLTPAPLPTPSPISLPGSLQPLSLSPSCTRGGVEYNASGSVRPTLVLPKPVLPLREMRGAEGVPFLVYVPFSTNDIYNWKAQNPPFSEKPQPLINLLESVFHTHQPMWDDCQQLLTTLFTTEERDKIKREARKAVLGPGGGSIEASFPSERPSWDPNSQQGRTGLSAYHRYLLQGLKAAARKPINMTKISEVTQGAEESPGAFLERLYEAYRTYSTIDPEAPENYRSVNISFVSQSAPDIHRKLQKQEGFEGMNISQLVEIALKGLPQGFKNSPTLFGEALHLDLQPFHKEHSYCSLVQYVDDLLLAAPNESLCLRATCALLQLLQSLGYRVSAKKAQPCLLEVSYLGYVLKSGHRSLSSECIQAILSIPVPTTKKQVREFLGTAGYCRLWIPSFAEIAKPLYSVTAGQGPLVWGSEEQAACXLRSALIRAPALALPDITKPFHLFVAEARGVAKGVLTQTLGPWXRPVEYLSKRLDLVAAGWPPCLRAIAATALLVKEADKLSLGQSPSISAPHSVEALLRSAPDRWLSNAAITHYQALLLDHPRLTFSKSSALNPATLLPDPSSDPVPMHDCFQLLEESQXARPDLSDIPLKNPDLILFTDGSSFVVGDTRVSGAAVVDYPSLSTLWSSSLPSRSSAQKAEILALIQALCIAKGKSANIYTDSRYAFATAHVHASLYKERGMLTSAGREIKNKAEILSLLDSIWLPFSVSIIHCSAHQSSETREAVGNRAADAAACQAAISFPTSSLPLAITPLPPVPMYSPSEDSFASQRGGQREGAWWYIKDKIFIP; via the exons ATGACAAATGGTATCCGAGTTTTGGTCACACAGTCCCTGAGGCCAGACAAGGAAAGTTGTAAATTGCCAGCAGCTcaaacaaaaatggagaaaaaagttcTACAAGATTCTCTGGAAGACCCCTTAGATaatcttcttcccccaccctatTTGAGTTCAGGTCTGTATCCCCCTTTGCCTGGAAATCCTGAACCCGGCCTTTCACCATCTGGGCctttatctcctctttctctgctGCCGTCTTcccctgcctctgtttcttccccCACCTCTGTTTCTTTTCCTGCCGGCACACAGGGGCTTGGTATGGCCAGTACAGAAGTGCTGACTCCTGCCCCTTTGCCgactccctcccccatttctctGCCTGGCTCTCTgcagcctctgtctctctcaccttCCTGTACTAGAGGTGGAGTTGAATACAATGCTTCGGGATCTGTCCGGCCAACCTTGGTTCTCCCCAAACCTGTTCTGCCTCTAAGGGAGATGAGGGGGGCGGAAGGCGTTCCGTTCTTAGTCTATGTCCCGTTTTCTACGAATGATATTTATAATTGGAAAGCTCAAAATCCGCCTTTCTCTGAGAAACCTCAACCCTTGATTAATCTCCTTGAGTCTGTATTTCATACCCACCAGCCCATGTGGGATGATTGTCAACAGCTCCTTACCACCCTCTTTACTACAGAGGAAAgggacaaaattaaaagggaggcCAGGAAAGCTGTATTGGGACCGGGAGGAGGATCT ATTGAAGCCAGTTTTCCCTCTGAAAGACCTTCTTGGGATCCCAACTCCCAGCAGGGTCGTACTGGGCTCTCTGCTTATCACAGATACCTTCTCCAGGGTCTTAAAGCTGCAGCCAGAAAGCCTATTAACATGACCAAGATTTCTGAAGTTACTCAGGGTGCAGAAGAATCCCCGGGAGCATTTTTAGAAAGGTTGTATGAAGCTTACCGAACTTATAGCACAATTGACCCAGAAGCTCCCGAGAACTATAGATCTGTGAATATTTCATTTGTTAGTCAATCTGCTCCAGACATACACAGAAAATTACAGAAGCAGGAAGGATTTGAGGGCATGAACATATCTCAACTAGTCGAGATAGCTCTGAAAGGACTTCCGCAGGGCTTTAAAAATTCTCCTACACTGTTTGGAGAAGCTCTCCATCTGGACCTCCAGCCCTTCCATAAGGAGCATTCTTATTGCTCCCTGGTCCAATATGTAGACGACCTTCTCCTTGCAGCCCCTAATGAGTCTCTTTGCTTGAGGGCAACCTGTGCccttttgcaactccttcaatCCTTAGGTTACAGGGTCTCTGCTAAAAAGGCTCAACCCTGTCTTCTTGAAGTGTCTTATTTGGGGTATGTTCTCAAGTCTGGTCACCGGTCCCTGTCTTCTGAATGTATCCAGGCTATCCTATCTATTCCAGTCCCCACTACTAAGAAACAGGTTCGAGAATTTTTGGGAACAGCTGGATATTGTCGCCTATGGATTCCTTCTTTTGCTGAGATAGCAAAACCTCTTTATTCTGTCACAGCTGGACAGGGTCCCCTCGTGTGGGGCTCTGAGGAGCAAGCTGCCT GTCTCAGGAGCGCCCTTATCAGGGCCCCTGCCCTAGCTCTTCCTGATATCACAAAGCCCTTTCATCTTTTTGTGGCGGAAGCTAGAGGTGTAGCTAAGGGTGTTTTGACTCAAACTCTTGGGCCCTGGTGACGGCCTGTTGAGTATCTCTCTAAGCGTTTGGATTTGGTAGCAGCTGGGTGGCCCCCCTGTCTTAGGGCCATAGCAGCGACTGCCCTCCTGGTAAAGGAAGCTGACAAGCTTTCCTTGGGCCAGTCTCCTTCTATCTCCGCCCCTCACTCTGTTGAGGCTCTGCTCAGGTCTGCCCCTGACAGGTGGCTCTCTAACGCTGCCATTACTCACTATCAGGCTCTGCTTCTCGACCACCCCCGCCTCACTTTCTCTAAATCGTCTGCCCTGAACCCTGCCACCTTGCTCCCAGATCCTAGTTCTGACCCGGTCCCCATGCATGACTGCTTCCAGCTCCTTGAGGAGTCTCAGTAAGCAAGGCCTGACCTTTCTGACATCCCGCTGAAAAACCCTGACCTGATTCTTTTTACTGACGGGAGCAGTTTTGTTGTGGGGGACACCCGTGTTTCTGGGGCAGCAGTGGTGGACTATCCTTCTCTCTCTACCCTTtggtcttcttccctcccctccagaTCATCTGCCCAGAAAGCGGAAATCTTGGCTTTAATTCAAGCCTTGTGCATAGCAAAAGGAAAATCAGCTAACATCTATACTGACAGCCGCTATGCCTTTGCAACAGCTCATGTCCACGCCTCTCTTTACAAAGAAAGGGGCATGTTGACATCCGCTGGGAGAGAAATTAAGAATAAGGCAGAAATACTTTCCCTGCTAGATTCTATCTGGTTAcccttctctgtttctattattcatTGCTCAGCTCACCAATCTAGTGAGACAAGGGAAGCAGTGGGGAATCGGGCTGCGGATGCAGCAGCTTGCCAAGCCGCCATCTCCTTCCCCACCTCTTCCTTGCCTTTGGCAATCACTCCCCTTCCTCCGGTACCTATGTACTCCCCTTCAGAGGATTCTTTCGCTTCTCAGAGGggaggacagagggagggagctTGGTGGTACATAAAGGACAAGATTTTTATTCCATAA